Proteins found in one Plasmodium chabaudi chabaudi strain AS genome assembly, chromosome: 5 genomic segment:
- a CDS encoding tRNA pseudouridine synthase, putative, with translation MQKQKFKILRKYPILLFILYMLVNICMCNNNKSKKIFYLNPNKDNKKSRNTINKYSKRNINKYDSILKYYFVYPYSDTHSNNKRNIKCDNLFNSKETKTGCIGNSRNSKIYYEWRITKIKDISKSKKIKNGNPHLDFSKDNDKDGSEKIEENNPKHKQVVENLQYNLNSKIEKKKTEIEQSNELEVNLKNETNTSDHVISKNEVDMYIKKYESVFLNSKSRIMNLIPSAVQNNTKKEATIDDILYGGFLNIYKPVKLYSMKVCEKIKKVLKNYFININKNNIKIKVGHGGTLDPFAEGVLMIGIQRGTKELSNFLKCYKQYLAVSVFGIETDTLDREGAIIKMKDMKEIKKGDDDTTELLQSDKEYAENLKNELSKSINKFIGWKDQVPPIYSSKRVKGLRLYEYARKNIPVKIKSSKVHLKNIKYLKELEFPFFDLHIHCSGGTYIRSLIRDIAHSINQYATLIKLIRIKQNEYSYKNSLHYDDINIENIKKYFIKL, from the coding sequence ATGCAAAAGCagaaatttaaaatattacgAAAATACCCCATACTATTGTTCATACTCTACATGTTAGtcaatatatgtatgtgtaACAATAacaaaagtaaaaaaatattttatctaaacccaaataaagataataaaaagtcGAGAAATaccataaataaatattcaaaaaggaatattaacaaatatgatagcatattgaaatattattttgtatatccaTATTCTGATACtcatagtaataataaaagaaatataaaatgtgataatttatttaactcaaaagaaacaaaaacaGGTTGCATTGGCAATAGTAGGaatagtaaaatatattacgaATGGcgaattacaaaaataaaggatATCTccaaaagtaaaaaaatcaaaaatggAAACCCTCATCTTGATTTTTCCAAAGACAATGATAAAGATGGTAGTGAAAAAATCGAAGAAAATAATCCCAAACACAAACAAGTTGTAGAAAATTTGCAATATAACttaaattcaaaaatagaaaaaaagaaaacagaAATTGAACAATCCAACGAATTGGAggttaatttaaaaaatgaaacaaacACTTCCGATCATGTTATCTCGAAAAATGAAGTagatatgtatataaaaaaatatgaaagcgtttttttaaatagtaaGAGTAGAATAATGAACTTAATACCAAGTGCTgtacaaaataatacaaaaaaggaAGCAACAAttgatgatatattatatggagggtttttaaatatttataaaccTGTCAAATTATATTCTATGAAAGTatgtgaaaaaattaaaaaagtgttaaaaaattattttattaatataaataaaaataacattaaaataaaagtaggACATGGGGGAACATTGGATCCATTTGCAGAAGGGGTCTTAATGATAGGAATACAAAGGGGTACAAAAGAATtatccaattttttaaaatgctATAAACAATATCTAGCAGTTTCTGTATTCGGGATAGAAACCGATACGTTGGATAGAGAAGGAgcaataattaaaatgaaagacatgaaagaaataaaaaaaggcgATGATGATACTACTGAATTGTTACAAAGTGATAAGGAATATgcagaaaatttaaaaaacgaATTATCTAAGagtataaacaaatttattggGTGGAAAGATCAAGTACCACCTATTTATTCATCCAAAAGAGTTAAAGGATTAagattatatgaatatgcacgaaaaaatatacccgttaaaataaaatcgaGTAAagttcatttaaaaaatataaaatatttaaaagaattggaatttccattttttgatttgcATATACATTGTTCAGGCGGAACATATATAAGAAGTCTAATACGAGACATTGCACATTCCATAAATCAGTATGCTACtctaattaaattaattagaataaaacaaaatgagtATTCCTACAAAAATTCTTTACATTATGATGACATAAATATCGAAAATattaagaaatattttattaagttATAA